A single genomic interval of Spinacia oleracea cultivar Varoflay chromosome 6, BTI_SOV_V1, whole genome shotgun sequence harbors:
- the LOC110785852 gene encoding protein HOTHEAD yields MGLLHPCSLLLAAFFNPFFLLCLLVSLLNVSFASTSFYEENPKYMHPHPHPYIEEASAFGSSSSTPYEGGGGLLSSSSYGGKAAYDYIIIGGGTAGCPLAATLSQHFSVLLLERGGVPFDKFNVSFMENFHISLADTSPNSAAQQFISMDGVINARARVLGGGTSINAGYYSRASPSFVKRAGWDPELVNEAYPWVEDQIVHAPKLAPWQAAVRDALLEVGVSPFNGFTFDHKYGTKISGSIFDEQGRRHTAAELLASADPENLDLYIHATVHKIAFDTQGEKPRAVGVIFKDENGKQHEAFLSERQGSEIILSSGAIGSPQLLLLSGIGPEEDLKNNNIPVILDNQFVGRDVQDNPLNTIFVPFKKELPQSLLQTVGITKIGVYIEASNGYGQSSNSIKRHQGIVSAEIGQLSTIPPEERTFEAIQAYRDMKQDLPFEAFMGGFILGKVSKPISRGHLKLNTTNIDDNPILTYNYFSHPRDLQKCVKSIQMIEKIVKSKRLANYINSDHLTMEKLLNMSVQANINLIPKNTNDIQSLQQFCKDTVITMWHYHGGCHMGKVVGPDYRVLGVDSLRVIDGSTFDQSPGTNPQATVMMMGRYMGMKIVMERLGEGA; encoded by the exons ATGGGATTATTACATCCTTGTTCACTTCTTCTTGCTGCATTCTTCAACCCCTTCTTTCTTCTATGCCTTCTCGTCTCGTTGCTTAACGTATCTTTTGCTTCTACTTCTTTCTATGAAG AAAACCCAAAGTATATGCACCCGCACCCGCACCCTTACATCGAAGAGGCGAGCGCGTTtggatcatcatcatcaacaccGTATGAAGGAGGAGGAGGCTTATTGTCATCGTCGTCTTACGGTGGGAAAGCAGCTTATGATTACATAATAATAGGGGGTGGAACAGCAGGTTGTCCGTTGGCAGCCACACTTTCACAACACTTTAGTGTACTACTCTTGGAAAGAGGAGGTGTTCCCTTTGACAAGTTCAATGTGAGCTTCATGGAGAATTTCCACATATCATTGGCTGATACTTCTCCCAACTCGGCTGCCCAACAGTTTATATCCATGGATGGTGTTATCAATGCAAGGGCTAGAGTCTTAGGTGGTGGAACTAGCATCAATGCTGGCTACTACTCTAGGGCTAGTCCAAG CTTTGTGAAGAGGGCAGGGTGGGATCCAGAGCTAGTAAACGAAGCCTACCCTTGGGTTGAGGATCAAATAGTGCACGCGCCAAAGCTTGCGCCATGGCAAGCAGCAGTGAGAGATGCTCTTCTGGAGGTTGGGGTGTCACCATTCAATGGATTCACCTTCGATCACAAGTACGGAACCAAGATCAGCGGCTCAATTTTCGACGAACAAGGTCGCCGTCACACTGCCGCTGAGCTCTTGGCTTCAGCTGACCCTGAAAATCTCGACCTCTACATCCATGCAACCGTCCATAAGATCGCATTTGACACTCAAG GAGAAAAGCCAAGGGCAGTGGGAGTAATCTTCAAAGATGAAAATGGGAAACAACATGAAGCATTCCTATCAGAAAGACAAGGAAGTGAGATAATCTTGTCAAGTGGAGCAATTGGGAGCCCTCAGTTGCTTCTTCTAAGTGGTATCGGACCCGAAGAAGATCTCAAAAACAACAACATTCCTGTAATCCTTGACAACCAGTTTGTAGGAAGAGATGTGCAAGATAATCCTCTCAACACTATTTTCGTCCCGTTTAAGAAGGAACTACCACAGTCTTTGCTTCAAACTGTTGGGATAACCAAGATTGGTGTCTACATCGAAGCTAGCAATGGCTACGGTCAGTCCAGTAATAGCATCAAGCGACACCAGGGTATCGTCTCTGCTGAG ATTGGGCAGCTATCAACAATTCCTCCAGAGGAAAGAACATTTGAGGCAATCCAAGCCTACAGAGACATGAAGCAAGACTTACCCTTTGAGGCATTCATGGGTGGGTTTATCCTAGGAAAGGTATCCAAACCCATATCCAGAGGCCATTTAAAGCTTAACACCACTAACATCGACGATAATCCTATACTCACCTACAATTACTTCAGTCACCCAAGAGATTTGCAAAAATGTGTTAAAAGTATACAAATGATAGAGAAGATAGTCAAATCCAAGCGGCTCGCTAACTACATTAACTCTGACCATCTAACCATGGAGAAGTTGCTGAATATGAGTGTTCAAGCTAATATTAACCTCATCCCAAAGAACACCAATGATATTCAGTCCTTGCAGCAGTTCTGCAAAGACACTGTGATTACCATGTGGCATTACCATGGAGGCTGCCACATGGGCAAGGTTGTAGGACCTGACTATCGAGTTCTTGGAGTTGACAGCCTTCGTGTTATCGATGGGTCCACCTTCGATCAGTCCCCAGGAACCAACCCTCAAGCAACTGTCATGATGATGGGAAGGTACATGGGAATGAAGATCGTCATGGAAAGACTCGGGGAAGGTGCTTAA
- the LOC110785851 gene encoding receptor-like serine/threonine-protein kinase ALE2 isoform X1, with protein MKILSSKVKVLRWEMMTLLVLRVFVIVCALAALGSADPRDHAAGDAVSPSVTPDFRSDRHGYPFAAPPKIAFNYFSHRSHSNSKAPTVHGSSTLTFASPAPSVSPSRYVSSFKSPSIHVPKQINSVGSSDGNTYSLHHHGHHHHSKKQYVKSGAGPSYLLSPPPHGHQSMHPAHEISPSQSPSSSTSSQNSPMSTPSSTEWKLPIHSPSISPLSPSVKMIPPPSSTFVLPSPPPNQDCTAITCTEPMTYTTSGFPCGCVWPMQVRLQLDIALYTFFPLVSKLATDIASSLSLNQSQVRIMGANAANQQLDKTIVLVNLVPLQGKFKHAAAFSLYDKFWHKQVHVNPYFFGAYDVLDVHYPGLPPSPPSLSSNLAAIDDHPYPANYKGNSGSSLKPMGVDIPRTQNNGSGRSMGAVIIISAITAFLTCAGIAWIIITRRRFSAPHPEEALTTALSSFTKPSGGARSLAVGSKSLSSSLSFGSGMLNFTGSAKVFSLVDIENATDGFDTSRVLGEGGFGVVYRGIFSDGEQVAVKVLKRDKRDGIHEFLSEVEMLSRLHHKNLVKLLGICTEDHIRCLVYELVPNGSVEYHLHGVDKEVIAPLDWATRMKIALGAARGLAYLHEDSSPCVIHRDFKASNILLEHDFTPKVSDFGLARNALNEGNQPISTQVIGTFGYLAPEYAMTGHLLVKSDVYSYGVVLLELLTGRKPVDFTKPAGQENLVGWALPNLISKEGLEIVIDPFLKSSAPFDSFSKVAAIASMCVQPEVSRRPFMGEVVQALKLVCSELDDANEQGSGSDSNQPNDDNKSGQIPEDFQVFLGTHYSPLTYESSCDVKLPSPALDLANVSAEFPHSECQFSGRHCSSGPLGSGKKKSFWQRFGRFSRESMKEHLWPGTH; from the exons ATGAAAATTTTGAGTTCTAAAGTCAAGGTTTTGAGGTGGGAGATGATGACTTTGTTGGTGCTCAGAGTATTTGTTATTGTGTGTGCCCTCGCAGCTCTTGGATCTGCAG ATCCAAGAGACCACGCCGCAGGTGATGCTGTATCACCTTCAGTTACGCCTGACTTCAGAAGCGACAGACATGGATATCCGTTTGCAGCACCTCCTAAAATCGCATTCAATTATTTTTCTCATAGAAGTCATTCTAATAGCAAAG CTCCTACCGTGCACGGTTCTAGTACGCTTACATTTGCCTCACCTGCACCTTCTGTATCACCTTCTCGATATGTCTCATCTTTCAAATCACCTTCTATACATGTCCCTAAACAGATCAATTCTGTGGGATCTTCCGATGGAAATACGTATTCTTTGCATCATCATggtcatcatcatcattcaaAGAAACAATATGTAAAATCAGGTGCAGGACCATCATACCTGCTTTCTCCTCCGCCACATGGTCATCAAT CTATGCACCCAGCGCATGAAATCTCTCCATCTCAGTCTCCATCTTCTTCAACCTCAAGCCAGAACTCACCTATGTCTACACCATCGTCAACAGAGTGGAAAT TGCCAATCCATTCACCCTCAATCTCTCCTTTGAGCCCGTCAGTAAAGATGATTCCTCCTCCATCTTCAACATTTGTATTACCATCTCCACCTCCAAATCAAG ATTGTACAGCAATAACATGTACAGAACCAATGACATACACAACATCTGGATTTCCCTGTGGTTGTGTGTGGCCAATGCAAGTAAGATTGCAACTCGACATTGCTCTATACACATTTTTCCCTTTAGTCTCTAAGCTGGCTACAGACATTGCATCAAGCCTTTCTCTTAACCAAAGTCAAGTTCGCATCATGGGAGCAAATGCTGCCAACCAGCAGCTAGACAAAACGATTGTTCTTGTAAACTTGGTTCCTTTACAAGGAAAATTCAAACACGCAGCAGCGTTTTCACTGTATGACAAGTTTTGGCACAAGCAAGTTCATGTAAATCCGTACTTCTTTGGTGCTTATGATGTGTTAGACGTTCACTATCCAG GTCTTCCACCTTCTCCACCTTCCCTTTCTTCAAATCTTGCTGCTATAGATGACCATCCTTATCCGGCTAATTATAAGGGCAATAGTGGGAGTTCATTAAAGCCTATGGGGGTTGATATACCAAGAACACAAAACAATGGTTCTGGTCGAAGCATGGGAGCTGTGATAATAATATCTGCGATAACAGCTTTCTTAACATGTGCTGGTATTGCATGGATCATCATAACCAGACGTAGATTTTCTGCTCCTCATCCTGAAGAAGCTCTAACAACCGCATTATCATCCTTTACAAAGCCATCAG GAGGTGCTAGGTCTCTGGCGGTAGGCAGCAAATCTCTTTCTAGTTCATTGTCTTTTGGTTCTGGGATGCTAAATTTCACAGGTTCTGCAAAAGTCTTTAGTCTTGTTGACATTGAAAATGCCACTGATGGATTTGACACTTCAAGGGTCCTTGGAGAAGGTGGATTTGGGGTTGTCTACAGGGGCATTTTTTCTGATGGAGAGCAAGTGGCTGTGAAAGTCCTGAAGAGGGACAAACGCGATGGGATACACGAGTTCTTATCTGAAGTTGAAATGCTTAGCCGTTTGCACCATAAGAACCTTGTTAAATTGCTAGGTATATGCACAGAAGACCATATTCGGTGCCTCGTCTATGAGCTGGTTCCAAATGGAAGTGTTGAATACCACTTACATG GAGTAGACAAGGAAGTTATTGCTCCTCTTGATTGGGCAACCCGCATGAAAATCGCCCTTGGGGCTGCTCGAGGTTTGGCTTACCTACACGAAGATTCAAGCCCTTGTGTCATCCATCGTGACTTTAAGGCCAGTAACATCTTGTTAGAACATGATTTCACACCAAAAGTGTCTGACTTTGGTTTAGCTAGAAATGCATTGAACGAGGGAAATCAACCCATCTCAACTCAAGTTATCGGGACATTTGG TTACTTGGCTCCTGAATATGCAATGACTGGGCATCTTCTCGTGAAAAGCGACGTTTACAGCTATGGTGTAGTCCTACTGGAGCTGTTAACTGGAAGAAAACCGGTAGACTTTACAAAACCAGCAGGTCAAGAAAACCTAGTAGGATGGGCTCTCCCAAATCTTATCAGCAAGGAAGGATTGGAAATAGTAATTGATCCCTTCCTAAAGTCAAGTGCTCCATTTGACAGTTTCTCAAAAGTAGCAGCAATTGCATCTATGTGTGTACAACCAGAGGTATCCCGCCGCCCCTTCATGGGAGAAGTTGTTCAGGCCTTGAAACTTGTTTGCAGTGAGCTCGACGATGCAAATGAACAAGGATCAGGGAGTGATTCCAACCAGCCAAATGATGATAACAAGAGTGGACAAATCCCAGAAGACTTTCAAGTTTTCCTTGGGACTCATTATTCTCCCCTTACGTATGAATCGAGTTGTGATGTTAAGTTACCATCACCGGCCCTGGATTTGGCAAATGTTTCAGCAGAATTTCCACACAGTGAGTGTCAATTTTCAGGAAGGCATTGCAGCTCTGGTCCTTTGGGATCGGGAAAGAAAAAATCATTCTGGCAGAGATTTGGACGGTTTTCTAGAGAGAGCATGAAGGAGCATCTTTGGCCAGGAACCCATTGA
- the LOC110785851 gene encoding receptor-like serine/threonine-protein kinase ALE2 isoform X2, with the protein MKILSSKVKVLRWEMMTLLVLRVFVIVCALAALGSADPRDHAAGDAVSPSVTPDFRSDRHGYPFAAPPKIAFNYFSHRSHSNSKAPTVHGSSTLTFASPAPSVSPSRYVSSFKSPSIHVPKQINSVGSSDGNTYSLHHHGHHHHSKKQYVKSAMHPAHEISPSQSPSSSTSSQNSPMSTPSSTEWKLPIHSPSISPLSPSVKMIPPPSSTFVLPSPPPNQDCTAITCTEPMTYTTSGFPCGCVWPMQVRLQLDIALYTFFPLVSKLATDIASSLSLNQSQVRIMGANAANQQLDKTIVLVNLVPLQGKFKHAAAFSLYDKFWHKQVHVNPYFFGAYDVLDVHYPGLPPSPPSLSSNLAAIDDHPYPANYKGNSGSSLKPMGVDIPRTQNNGSGRSMGAVIIISAITAFLTCAGIAWIIITRRRFSAPHPEEALTTALSSFTKPSGGARSLAVGSKSLSSSLSFGSGMLNFTGSAKVFSLVDIENATDGFDTSRVLGEGGFGVVYRGIFSDGEQVAVKVLKRDKRDGIHEFLSEVEMLSRLHHKNLVKLLGICTEDHIRCLVYELVPNGSVEYHLHGVDKEVIAPLDWATRMKIALGAARGLAYLHEDSSPCVIHRDFKASNILLEHDFTPKVSDFGLARNALNEGNQPISTQVIGTFGYLAPEYAMTGHLLVKSDVYSYGVVLLELLTGRKPVDFTKPAGQENLVGWALPNLISKEGLEIVIDPFLKSSAPFDSFSKVAAIASMCVQPEVSRRPFMGEVVQALKLVCSELDDANEQGSGSDSNQPNDDNKSGQIPEDFQVFLGTHYSPLTYESSCDVKLPSPALDLANVSAEFPHSECQFSGRHCSSGPLGSGKKKSFWQRFGRFSRESMKEHLWPGTH; encoded by the exons ATGAAAATTTTGAGTTCTAAAGTCAAGGTTTTGAGGTGGGAGATGATGACTTTGTTGGTGCTCAGAGTATTTGTTATTGTGTGTGCCCTCGCAGCTCTTGGATCTGCAG ATCCAAGAGACCACGCCGCAGGTGATGCTGTATCACCTTCAGTTACGCCTGACTTCAGAAGCGACAGACATGGATATCCGTTTGCAGCACCTCCTAAAATCGCATTCAATTATTTTTCTCATAGAAGTCATTCTAATAGCAAAG CTCCTACCGTGCACGGTTCTAGTACGCTTACATTTGCCTCACCTGCACCTTCTGTATCACCTTCTCGATATGTCTCATCTTTCAAATCACCTTCTATACATGTCCCTAAACAGATCAATTCTGTGGGATCTTCCGATGGAAATACGTATTCTTTGCATCATCATggtcatcatcatcattcaaAGAAACAATATGTAAAATCAG CTATGCACCCAGCGCATGAAATCTCTCCATCTCAGTCTCCATCTTCTTCAACCTCAAGCCAGAACTCACCTATGTCTACACCATCGTCAACAGAGTGGAAAT TGCCAATCCATTCACCCTCAATCTCTCCTTTGAGCCCGTCAGTAAAGATGATTCCTCCTCCATCTTCAACATTTGTATTACCATCTCCACCTCCAAATCAAG ATTGTACAGCAATAACATGTACAGAACCAATGACATACACAACATCTGGATTTCCCTGTGGTTGTGTGTGGCCAATGCAAGTAAGATTGCAACTCGACATTGCTCTATACACATTTTTCCCTTTAGTCTCTAAGCTGGCTACAGACATTGCATCAAGCCTTTCTCTTAACCAAAGTCAAGTTCGCATCATGGGAGCAAATGCTGCCAACCAGCAGCTAGACAAAACGATTGTTCTTGTAAACTTGGTTCCTTTACAAGGAAAATTCAAACACGCAGCAGCGTTTTCACTGTATGACAAGTTTTGGCACAAGCAAGTTCATGTAAATCCGTACTTCTTTGGTGCTTATGATGTGTTAGACGTTCACTATCCAG GTCTTCCACCTTCTCCACCTTCCCTTTCTTCAAATCTTGCTGCTATAGATGACCATCCTTATCCGGCTAATTATAAGGGCAATAGTGGGAGTTCATTAAAGCCTATGGGGGTTGATATACCAAGAACACAAAACAATGGTTCTGGTCGAAGCATGGGAGCTGTGATAATAATATCTGCGATAACAGCTTTCTTAACATGTGCTGGTATTGCATGGATCATCATAACCAGACGTAGATTTTCTGCTCCTCATCCTGAAGAAGCTCTAACAACCGCATTATCATCCTTTACAAAGCCATCAG GAGGTGCTAGGTCTCTGGCGGTAGGCAGCAAATCTCTTTCTAGTTCATTGTCTTTTGGTTCTGGGATGCTAAATTTCACAGGTTCTGCAAAAGTCTTTAGTCTTGTTGACATTGAAAATGCCACTGATGGATTTGACACTTCAAGGGTCCTTGGAGAAGGTGGATTTGGGGTTGTCTACAGGGGCATTTTTTCTGATGGAGAGCAAGTGGCTGTGAAAGTCCTGAAGAGGGACAAACGCGATGGGATACACGAGTTCTTATCTGAAGTTGAAATGCTTAGCCGTTTGCACCATAAGAACCTTGTTAAATTGCTAGGTATATGCACAGAAGACCATATTCGGTGCCTCGTCTATGAGCTGGTTCCAAATGGAAGTGTTGAATACCACTTACATG GAGTAGACAAGGAAGTTATTGCTCCTCTTGATTGGGCAACCCGCATGAAAATCGCCCTTGGGGCTGCTCGAGGTTTGGCTTACCTACACGAAGATTCAAGCCCTTGTGTCATCCATCGTGACTTTAAGGCCAGTAACATCTTGTTAGAACATGATTTCACACCAAAAGTGTCTGACTTTGGTTTAGCTAGAAATGCATTGAACGAGGGAAATCAACCCATCTCAACTCAAGTTATCGGGACATTTGG TTACTTGGCTCCTGAATATGCAATGACTGGGCATCTTCTCGTGAAAAGCGACGTTTACAGCTATGGTGTAGTCCTACTGGAGCTGTTAACTGGAAGAAAACCGGTAGACTTTACAAAACCAGCAGGTCAAGAAAACCTAGTAGGATGGGCTCTCCCAAATCTTATCAGCAAGGAAGGATTGGAAATAGTAATTGATCCCTTCCTAAAGTCAAGTGCTCCATTTGACAGTTTCTCAAAAGTAGCAGCAATTGCATCTATGTGTGTACAACCAGAGGTATCCCGCCGCCCCTTCATGGGAGAAGTTGTTCAGGCCTTGAAACTTGTTTGCAGTGAGCTCGACGATGCAAATGAACAAGGATCAGGGAGTGATTCCAACCAGCCAAATGATGATAACAAGAGTGGACAAATCCCAGAAGACTTTCAAGTTTTCCTTGGGACTCATTATTCTCCCCTTACGTATGAATCGAGTTGTGATGTTAAGTTACCATCACCGGCCCTGGATTTGGCAAATGTTTCAGCAGAATTTCCACACAGTGAGTGTCAATTTTCAGGAAGGCATTGCAGCTCTGGTCCTTTGGGATCGGGAAAGAAAAAATCATTCTGGCAGAGATTTGGACGGTTTTCTAGAGAGAGCATGAAGGAGCATCTTTGGCCAGGAACCCATTGA